A single Natrinema pellirubrum DSM 15624 DNA region contains:
- a CDS encoding molybdopterin biosynthesis protein — protein MNRKEFRDLASPDEAREAIDSLSLEGGIERVPLEDARGRVLVARLDAELDVPGFDRASLDGYALRARDTFGADEADPAHLEIVGEVHAGAKPDVALEEGQAAEISTGAVMPDGADAMVPVERTDTDGDEVLVRTSVAPGDNVMFAGADVAAGERALGPGTTITPRDIGLLSALGIDEVPVRAKPTVGIVSTGDELVRPGDELESDRGEIYDVNSYTIAAGVEDAGGEAVLYPHAGDEQSEMEEILRTAADECDLVLSSGSTSASAVDVIYRVIEEQGELLLHGVSIKPGKPMLIGRLDDSAYVGLPGYPVSAMMVFRTFVAPAIREAAGKPEPASATVSGRLARQERYEEGRHRLMPVGLVTDGDGEVLVYPVDKGSGATTSLADADGVVEVGPETDYLEAGEPATVTLFSPDVRPPTLFAVGEDDPTFSRLLDGLENPRYLSVGSRPGLRRLREGVPDAAVVAGPVEPEFEAIELGRWEREWGLVVPAGNPAELEGLADLVDRDLRFINRTTDSGLRSSLGAAVADLADERGVDRHDIVDAIDGFDLGLRAHESPARKVIAGDADAGLGLRETADRLDLGFVPLGEQPVCVLANPDRTEKEGVRELEAALSDVSSAQR, from the coding sequence ATGAACCGCAAGGAGTTCCGCGATCTGGCCTCACCCGACGAGGCCCGCGAGGCGATCGACTCGCTGTCCCTCGAGGGCGGGATCGAACGCGTTCCGCTCGAAGACGCCCGCGGCCGTGTCCTCGTCGCGCGACTCGATGCCGAACTCGACGTGCCCGGCTTCGACCGGGCGAGCCTCGACGGCTACGCGCTCCGAGCCCGCGATACGTTCGGCGCGGACGAGGCCGATCCAGCCCACCTCGAGATCGTCGGCGAGGTCCACGCCGGCGCGAAGCCAGACGTGGCACTCGAGGAGGGTCAAGCGGCCGAGATCTCGACCGGTGCGGTGATGCCCGACGGGGCCGATGCGATGGTGCCGGTCGAGCGTACCGATACTGACGGCGACGAGGTCCTGGTCCGTACTTCGGTCGCCCCCGGCGACAACGTCATGTTCGCCGGCGCGGACGTCGCCGCCGGCGAGCGCGCGCTCGGTCCGGGGACGACGATCACGCCCCGGGACATCGGTTTGCTATCGGCGCTGGGCATCGACGAAGTGCCGGTTCGGGCGAAACCGACGGTCGGTATCGTCTCGACCGGCGACGAACTGGTACGGCCGGGCGACGAACTCGAGAGCGATCGGGGCGAGATCTATGACGTCAACAGCTACACGATCGCCGCGGGGGTCGAGGACGCGGGCGGCGAGGCGGTGCTGTATCCCCACGCCGGCGACGAGCAATCGGAGATGGAGGAGATCCTGCGGACCGCGGCCGACGAGTGCGATCTCGTCCTCTCGTCGGGATCGACCAGCGCGAGTGCAGTCGACGTCATCTACCGGGTCATCGAGGAGCAGGGCGAGTTGTTGCTCCACGGCGTGAGCATCAAACCCGGGAAGCCGATGCTGATCGGGCGGTTGGACGACTCCGCGTATGTCGGCCTTCCGGGCTATCCCGTCTCCGCGATGATGGTCTTTCGAACCTTCGTCGCGCCGGCGATCCGCGAGGCCGCCGGGAAGCCAGAGCCCGCATCGGCAACCGTTTCGGGGCGGCTGGCGCGGCAGGAACGCTACGAGGAGGGCCGCCATCGACTCATGCCGGTCGGCCTCGTGACCGACGGCGACGGCGAGGTACTCGTCTACCCCGTCGACAAGGGCAGCGGCGCGACCACCAGCCTCGCGGATGCCGACGGCGTCGTCGAGGTCGGGCCCGAGACCGACTACCTCGAGGCGGGCGAACCCGCCACCGTCACCCTCTTTTCGCCGGACGTCCGGCCGCCGACGCTCTTTGCCGTCGGCGAAGATGACCCGACGTTCTCGCGGCTGCTCGACGGCCTCGAGAACCCCCGCTATCTCTCGGTGGGCAGCCGCCCTGGCCTGCGGCGGCTCCGGGAGGGGGTCCCCGACGCGGCCGTCGTCGCCGGCCCCGTCGAACCCGAGTTCGAAGCGATCGAACTCGGCCGCTGGGAGCGCGAGTGGGGGCTGGTCGTCCCCGCGGGCAACCCCGCCGAACTCGAGGGGCTTGCGGATCTGGTCGATCGCGACCTGCGCTTTATCAATCGGACGACCGACTCCGGCCTGCGCTCGAGCCTCGGCGCTGCGGTGGCCGATCTCGCCGACGAGCGGGGCGTCGACCGCCACGACATCGTCGACGCCATCGACGGCTTCGACTTGGGGCTGCGCGCCCACGAGAGCCCCGCCCGGAAGGTCATCGCCGGCGACGCCGACGCCGGACTGGGCCTGCGCGAGACCGCCGACCGACTCGATCTCGGGTTCGTCCCGCTCGGCGAGCAGCCGGTGTGCGTGCTGGCGAACCCCGATCGAACCGAGAAGGAGGGAGTTCGGGAACTCGAGGCAGCGCTTTCGGACGTATCGTCGGCGCAGCGATAG
- a CDS encoding EstA family serine hydrolase, which yields MSRISERDRERIADLFDRHLEAGLHHGAQLAVYVDGEPVIDLAGGVEAPDGPEETRETRHILFSSTKPYAAVTLHSLVEEGELAYDDRVVDHWPEFADEGTEKAEITVRQVLSHTSGLNRGEIDDRPDLWGDWDAVVEKLEEMEPNFTPGETPAYHALTFGWLVGELVRRVSGTPIEAAARERVFDPLGLADTGIGLREDEDDDVATLVGFEPFDRCRDPDEGLGKNAEVAAPFNSEEVHRAVIPAANGIGTASDMARFYACLANGGELEGTQLLESETVKRMTQVQAETEADGTIGREGRFALGFWKGGTTVAPYGTLSPKHVFGHAGLGSSVGWADPEENVGFSYVTNGVRDGSYEHVARVNALGDAVRHAIR from the coding sequence ATGTCACGCATTTCCGAGCGGGACCGCGAGCGCATCGCCGATCTCTTCGACCGCCATCTCGAGGCCGGCCTCCACCACGGGGCCCAACTCGCCGTCTACGTCGACGGCGAACCGGTGATCGATCTCGCCGGCGGGGTCGAAGCGCCCGACGGCCCCGAGGAGACCCGCGAGACACGGCATATCCTCTTCTCGAGTACGAAGCCCTACGCGGCGGTGACGCTGCACTCGCTGGTCGAGGAGGGCGAACTCGCCTACGACGACCGGGTCGTCGACCACTGGCCCGAGTTCGCCGACGAGGGAACCGAAAAGGCCGAGATCACCGTCCGACAGGTCCTCAGCCACACGTCGGGGCTCAACCGCGGCGAGATCGACGACCGGCCCGACCTTTGGGGCGACTGGGACGCCGTCGTCGAGAAACTCGAGGAAATGGAACCGAACTTCACGCCCGGCGAAACGCCGGCCTATCACGCGCTGACGTTCGGCTGGCTGGTCGGCGAACTCGTCCGCCGGGTATCGGGAACGCCGATCGAGGCGGCCGCTCGAGAGCGGGTCTTCGACCCGCTCGGACTGGCCGACACCGGGATCGGCCTGCGCGAGGACGAGGACGACGACGTCGCGACGCTGGTCGGCTTCGAGCCGTTCGACCGCTGTCGCGATCCCGACGAGGGGCTCGGAAAGAACGCCGAGGTCGCAGCACCGTTCAATTCCGAGGAGGTCCACCGCGCGGTGATCCCGGCTGCCAACGGGATCGGCACCGCCAGCGATATGGCTCGCTTTTACGCCTGTCTGGCCAACGGCGGCGAACTCGAGGGGACGCAGTTGCTCGAGTCCGAGACGGTCAAGCGGATGACGCAGGTCCAGGCCGAGACCGAGGCCGACGGCACGATCGGCCGCGAGGGCCGGTTCGCGCTTGGCTTCTGGAAGGGCGGGACGACGGTCGCGCCCTACGGCACGCTCTCGCCGAAACACGTCTTCGGCCACGCCGGGCTGGGCAGCAGCGTCGGCTGGGCCGACCCCGAGGAAAACGTCGGCTTTTCGTACGTGACCAACGGGGTCCGGGACGGCTCCTACGAACACGTCGCCCGCGTCAACGCCCTGGGGGACGCGGTCCGGCACGCGATCCGGTGA
- a CDS encoding rubrerythrin-like domain-containing protein, which yields MPHDQDVEGENDPVSASTYECLECGDIVESTTHPGICDCGGEYQNRAKSLE from the coding sequence ATGCCCCACGATCAGGACGTCGAAGGCGAGAACGATCCGGTGTCCGCGTCGACCTACGAGTGTCTCGAGTGCGGCGACATCGTCGAATCGACTACGCATCCCGGCATCTGCGACTGCGGCGGCGAGTACCAGAACCGGGCGAAGTCCCTCGAGTAG
- a CDS encoding molybdopterin molybdotransferase MoeA has protein sequence MEGADRERTEAGFKVRTPVDEARRMLQEAVVGGEEGDVPCGTETVDVDRADGRVLAAPVESARNVPHYERAAMDGYAVRAGDTFGASERSPEVLRIAAPDGEGDHATADRIEPGTAARVHTGSALPEGADAVVMIERVTERESVGELEVEDALAEGENVAPVGEDVEEGQHLYDAGHRLRPSDLGLLRSAGYGSVAVAQQPTVGVVPTGEELVAGDPGPGEVIETNGLTVSRLAQRWGAKATYRDVVTDDPESLRVAIQRDLTKDVVVTTGGSSVGERDLLPEVIDDLGEVLAHGVGLKPGHPVCLGIVQDTPVLALPGYPVACIVNAVQFLRPVLRWLEGTEPDPHPTTRARLERKIPSEPGTRTFARVRLEERDAPDRGPDEPRYEAVPTRASGSGVLSSVALADGWVVVDDDREGIPAGETVAVEDWEVNP, from the coding sequence ATGGAAGGAGCCGACCGCGAGCGCACGGAGGCCGGGTTCAAGGTTCGAACGCCGGTCGACGAGGCGCGCCGGATGCTGCAGGAGGCGGTCGTGGGGGGCGAGGAGGGAGACGTTCCCTGCGGGACCGAGACGGTCGACGTCGATCGCGCGGACGGCCGCGTCCTCGCCGCACCCGTCGAATCGGCCCGCAACGTCCCCCACTACGAACGGGCGGCGATGGACGGCTATGCCGTCCGGGCTGGCGACACCTTCGGGGCCAGCGAGCGCTCGCCGGAAGTGCTGCGGATCGCAGCCCCGGACGGCGAGGGCGACCACGCCACCGCCGACCGGATCGAGCCGGGCACGGCCGCGCGGGTCCACACCGGCAGCGCGCTTCCCGAGGGGGCCGACGCCGTCGTCATGATCGAACGGGTCACCGAGCGCGAGTCGGTCGGCGAACTCGAGGTCGAGGACGCCCTCGCGGAGGGGGAAAACGTCGCGCCGGTCGGCGAGGACGTCGAGGAGGGCCAGCACCTCTACGACGCGGGCCACCGGCTCCGACCGTCGGACCTCGGCCTCCTTCGTTCGGCGGGCTACGGCAGCGTCGCGGTGGCCCAACAGCCGACGGTCGGCGTCGTTCCGACGGGCGAGGAACTCGTCGCGGGCGATCCCGGCCCCGGCGAGGTGATCGAGACCAACGGGCTGACCGTCTCGCGGCTGGCCCAGCGCTGGGGCGCGAAAGCGACCTACCGCGACGTGGTCACCGACGACCCCGAGTCGCTGCGCGTGGCAATCCAGCGCGATCTGACGAAAGACGTCGTCGTCACCACCGGCGGCTCGAGCGTCGGCGAACGGGACCTGTTGCCGGAGGTGATCGACGACTTGGGCGAGGTACTGGCCCACGGCGTCGGGCTCAAGCCCGGCCACCCGGTCTGTCTGGGGATCGTACAGGACACCCCCGTCCTCGCGCTGCCGGGGTATCCCGTCGCCTGCATCGTCAACGCCGTCCAGTTCCTCCGGCCGGTCCTGCGGTGGCTCGAGGGTACCGAGCCCGACCCCCACCCGACGACGCGGGCCCGCCTCGAGCGCAAGATTCCCAGCGAGCCCGGCACGCGGACGTTCGCGCGGGTGCGACTCGAGGAACGCGACGCGCCCGACCGCGGCCCCGACGAGCCCCGCTACGAGGCGGTCCCGACGCGAGCGAGCGGGTCGGGCGTCCTCTCGAGCGTCGCGCTGGCCGACGGCTGGGTGGTCGTCGACGACGACCGCGAGGGGATTCCGGCCGGTGAGACGGTCGCTGTCGAGGACTGGGAAGTGAATCCGTGA
- a CDS encoding Hsp20/alpha crystallin family protein, which yields MSALRDALRDLSDDVFFDLLESEEAYLLVLDVPGVSAESLEVAIEDGRISIDAQREKDPAGDYRYLEENRSLFLEVDLPLPDDASDAGGEATVDRGVLELTLPKRGTGEETTIDVVDEDAQTG from the coding sequence ATGTCAGCGCTCCGCGACGCGTTGCGGGATCTCTCCGACGACGTCTTCTTCGATCTGCTCGAGAGCGAGGAGGCCTATCTCCTCGTCCTCGACGTCCCGGGCGTCTCCGCCGAGTCGCTCGAGGTCGCGATCGAGGACGGCCGGATCTCCATCGACGCCCAACGGGAGAAAGACCCCGCCGGCGACTACCGCTATCTCGAGGAGAACCGGTCGCTGTTTCTCGAGGTGGACCTCCCGCTGCCCGACGACGCCTCCGACGCCGGCGGCGAAGCGACGGTCGACCGGGGCGTCCTCGAGTTGACGCTGCCGAAACGCGGGACCGGCGAGGAGACGACGATCGACGTCGTCGACGAAGACGCCCAAACGGGGTGA
- a CDS encoding ABC1 kinase family protein yields MLAYARDRRRFLLFGRRRQVDPETHRHRAEVLLESLLTLGPTFIKLGQLLSTRPDILPPAYVDVLASLQDDVPPADWEEAKTVLEDELGPVDERFAEFDTEPISGASLGQVYRARLDAESERERESSDGTDHRDVAVKIRRPNIESLVQADLRVIKWSLPILLYFVDDARSFSLENLAEEFSKTIREEMDYEREAEMLTEIRGNFADDDRFLIPDVIGSHSGSRVLTMEYVEGTKINDVAELERRGIDRTQVAENLERSYLQMIMDDGVFHADPHPGNLAVTDDGLIVFYDFGMSGRVDPFVQEKIVDFYIAVANQDIDGILDALVEIGTLSPEADRGVMAEVMEIAIQDARGEDVEQYRVNQIVGQVEDSIYEFPLRLPKNLALVLRVATVVEGVCVTLDEDFDFISVATDYLTEQGYREESIRQYIDETGDQLRRTGQSLTRITPKAERALDRLDRDDLYVRIGVEDESNVFENLAKRLVYGMLLTMSLFSMGVLYALEAPRASVVAAVFSIIVLIQLYRSFRSAKGIGARPQFTRQNLRQRRGNE; encoded by the coding sequence TTGCTGGCCTACGCTCGTGACCGGCGGCGCTTCCTGCTGTTCGGTCGCCGGCGGCAAGTCGATCCCGAGACCCATCGCCACCGGGCCGAGGTATTGCTCGAGTCGCTGTTGACGCTCGGGCCGACCTTCATCAAGCTGGGGCAGTTGCTCTCGACCCGGCCCGACATCCTCCCACCGGCGTACGTCGACGTCCTCGCGTCGCTGCAAGACGACGTGCCGCCGGCCGACTGGGAGGAGGCGAAAACCGTCCTCGAGGACGAACTCGGCCCCGTCGACGAGCGCTTCGCCGAGTTCGACACCGAACCGATCAGCGGCGCGAGTCTGGGACAGGTCTACCGCGCGCGCCTCGACGCCGAGAGCGAGCGCGAACGAGAGAGCAGTGACGGTACCGACCACCGCGACGTGGCAGTGAAGATCCGGCGACCGAACATCGAGTCGCTCGTGCAGGCGGACCTGCGGGTGATCAAGTGGTCCCTGCCGATCCTGCTGTACTTCGTCGACGACGCCCGGTCGTTCTCGCTCGAGAACTTGGCCGAGGAGTTCTCGAAGACGATCCGCGAGGAGATGGACTACGAGCGCGAGGCGGAGATGCTCACCGAGATCCGCGGCAACTTCGCGGACGACGACCGCTTTCTCATCCCCGACGTGATCGGGAGCCACTCCGGGTCCCGCGTGCTGACCATGGAGTACGTCGAGGGGACGAAGATCAACGACGTCGCGGAACTCGAACGACGAGGGATCGACCGAACACAGGTCGCGGAGAACCTGGAACGGTCCTACCTGCAGATGATCATGGACGATGGGGTCTTTCACGCCGATCCCCACCCCGGAAATCTCGCGGTGACCGACGACGGGCTGATCGTCTTCTACGACTTCGGGATGTCGGGTCGGGTCGATCCGTTCGTTCAGGAGAAGATCGTCGACTTCTATATCGCCGTCGCCAACCAGGACATCGACGGCATCCTCGACGCCTTGGTCGAGATCGGGACGCTCTCGCCGGAGGCAGATCGAGGCGTGATGGCCGAGGTCATGGAGATCGCCATCCAGGACGCCCGCGGCGAGGACGTCGAGCAGTACCGGGTCAATCAGATCGTCGGGCAGGTCGAGGACTCGATCTACGAGTTCCCGCTCCGGCTCCCGAAGAACCTCGCGCTCGTTCTTCGGGTCGCGACCGTCGTCGAGGGCGTCTGCGTGACCTTAGACGAGGACTTCGATTTCATCTCCGTCGCGACCGACTACCTGACCGAACAGGGCTACCGCGAGGAGTCCATCCGACAGTACATCGACGAGACGGGCGACCAACTCCGGCGGACCGGCCAATCCCTGACCCGGATCACCCCCAAGGCCGAGCGGGCCCTCGACCGGCTCGATCGCGACGACCTCTACGTCCGGATCGGCGTCGAGGACGAGTCGAACGTCTTCGAGAACCTCGCCAAGCGGCTCGTCTACGGCATGCTCCTGACGATGTCGCTGTTCTCGATGGGCGTCTTATACGCCCTCGAGGCCCCGCGGGCCTCGGTCGTCGCGGCGGTCTTCTCGATTATCGTGCTGATCCAGCTCTACCGGTCGTTCCGCTCGGCCAAGGGAATCGGTGCCCGACCGCAGTTCACTCGCCAGAACCTCCGCCAGCGCCGCGGCAACGAGTAG
- a CDS encoding enolase-like domain-containing protein → MEYDRIADLSLSIDDVSTARLERETTSDFTRVTTVISLSGPTPDGDGTVTGRGEDVTYETADHDRLAETGLPDLTGEYTFDAFADRLDGLDLFPGGAPDREVFRNYRRWGLESAALDLALRQAETDLGSVLDRSLDPVRFVASTRLGDPPTADRLAGLRDRIPDLEFKLDPTPEWDAGLVDAIDEAVGTDAVRILDLKGHYEGTDVDVPADPDLYERVLESFPEAVIEDPDLTDETRPLFDDPEVRARVSWDAPIHGVADVEALPWKPDWLNIKPSRFGSLESLCETLRYCDDHDIRCYGGGQFELGVGRAQLQTLAAIGYPDGPNDVAPRAYNDPGVADGLPASPLEPVTDAVGFGSAFDG, encoded by the coding sequence ATGGAGTACGATCGGATCGCCGACCTCTCATTGTCGATCGACGACGTTTCGACGGCCCGCCTCGAGCGCGAGACCACGAGCGATTTCACCCGGGTAACGACGGTGATCTCGCTGTCGGGGCCCACGCCGGATGGGGACGGGACGGTCACGGGACGCGGCGAGGACGTCACCTACGAGACCGCCGATCACGACCGGCTGGCCGAGACCGGGCTGCCGGATCTCACCGGCGAGTACACGTTCGACGCCTTTGCCGACCGGCTCGACGGCCTCGACCTGTTCCCGGGCGGTGCGCCCGATCGGGAGGTTTTCCGGAACTACCGGCGCTGGGGACTCGAGAGCGCTGCACTGGACCTCGCACTTCGGCAGGCAGAGACCGACCTCGGGAGCGTTCTCGATCGTAGCCTCGATCCCGTCCGGTTCGTCGCCAGCACCCGACTGGGCGATCCGCCGACGGCCGACCGGCTCGCGGGACTGCGCGATCGGATCCCGGACCTCGAGTTCAAGCTCGATCCGACCCCCGAGTGGGATGCGGGCCTCGTCGACGCGATCGACGAGGCGGTCGGGACCGACGCCGTCCGCATCCTCGACCTGAAAGGCCACTACGAGGGGACCGACGTCGACGTGCCGGCCGACCCCGACCTGTACGAACGCGTCCTCGAGTCGTTCCCCGAGGCCGTCATCGAGGACCCCGACCTGACCGACGAGACGAGACCGCTGTTCGACGATCCCGAGGTCCGAGCGCGGGTCTCGTGGGACGCGCCGATCCACGGCGTCGCCGACGTCGAGGCGCTGCCCTGGAAGCCCGACTGGCTCAACATCAAACCCTCGCGCTTCGGCTCGCTCGAGTCGCTGTGCGAGACGCTGCGCTACTGCGACGACCACGACATCCGGTGCTACGGCGGCGGGCAGTTCGAACTCGGGGTCGGTCGCGCCCAGCTCCAGACGCTGGCCGCGATCGGCTATCCCGACGGCCCCAACGACGTCGCGCCGCGGGCGTACAACGATCCCGGGGTCGCGGACGGACTGCCGGCGAGCCCGCTCGAGCCCGTGACCGATGCCGTCGGGTTCGGCTCAGCGTTCGACGGCTGA
- a CDS encoding translation initiation factor IF-5A gives MAKQQTEVRDLQEGSYVMIEDTPCKINAYSTAKPGKHGSAKARVEAEGVFDGKKRSLSQPVDAKIWVPIIERKNGQVVSVDGSDMQVMDLETYETITMRVPEDIDVSPDENIEYLEMEDQRKIV, from the coding sequence ATGGCGAAACAGCAGACCGAAGTTCGCGATCTCCAGGAAGGCAGCTACGTCATGATCGAGGACACACCGTGTAAGATCAACGCCTACTCGACGGCCAAGCCGGGCAAACACGGCAGCGCCAAGGCCCGCGTCGAGGCTGAGGGCGTCTTCGACGGTAAGAAACGCTCGCTCTCCCAGCCCGTCGACGCGAAGATCTGGGTCCCGATTATCGAGCGCAAAAACGGGCAGGTCGTCTCCGTCGACGGCTCGGACATGCAGGTCATGGACCTCGAAACGTACGAGACGATCACGATGCGGGTCCCCGAGGACATCGATGTCTCCCCCGACGAGAACATCGAGTACCTCGAGATGGAAGACCAGCGAAAGATCGTCTGA
- the speB gene encoding agmatinase, which translates to MFPGAADDGEVTDAADAADRGVTNFVVVGAPLDATTTFQPGTRFGPDRIRSFAEPFDDYDHRTDQHFSDLGVVDRGDVRAWNDVEAYLEYLTSTLREAVWDDAVPLTLGGEHTVSLAGARAVEPEVVVCCDAHLDLYDAYDGERFSHAAVTRRILEDVDSVEEVILLGVRTGSEGEWDRAADDDVTVVPPEDVGDWTPDGRLADREVYLSVDIDAADPGYAPGTGTKEPFGLEPRELRDVVRDVAPQAGGFDVVEVNDRDDGQAAALAAKLVREFVFSHADG; encoded by the coding sequence ATGTTTCCCGGGGCGGCCGACGACGGCGAGGTGACCGACGCGGCGGACGCTGCCGACCGTGGAGTCACGAACTTCGTGGTCGTCGGTGCGCCCCTGGACGCCACGACGACCTTTCAGCCGGGGACCAGATTCGGTCCCGACCGGATCCGTTCGTTTGCCGAACCGTTCGATGATTACGATCACCGGACGGACCAGCACTTCTCCGACCTGGGCGTCGTCGATCGCGGCGACGTCCGTGCGTGGAACGACGTCGAAGCCTATCTCGAGTACCTCACGAGTACGCTCCGCGAGGCCGTTTGGGACGACGCCGTCCCGCTGACGCTGGGTGGCGAACACACCGTCTCGCTCGCGGGCGCACGCGCAGTCGAACCCGAGGTGGTCGTCTGTTGTGACGCCCACCTCGATCTGTACGACGCCTACGACGGCGAGCGGTTCTCACACGCCGCCGTCACCCGGCGGATCCTCGAGGACGTCGACTCGGTCGAGGAGGTCATCCTGCTCGGCGTCCGCACGGGCAGCGAGGGCGAGTGGGACCGAGCGGCCGACGACGACGTGACCGTCGTCCCGCCCGAGGACGTGGGCGACTGGACGCCCGACGGCCGGCTCGCGGACCGCGAGGTCTACCTGAGCGTCGACATCGACGCCGCCGACCCCGGCTACGCGCCGGGAACGGGCACGAAAGAACCGTTCGGGCTCGAGCCCCGCGAACTCCGCGACGTGGTGCGGGACGTGGCACCGCAGGCCGGCGGGTTCGACGTGGTCGAGGTCAACGACCGCGACGACGGGCAGGCGGCCGCGCTGGCCGCGAAACTGGTTCGGGAGTTCGTCTTTTCGCACGCCGACGGGTGA
- a CDS encoding 8-oxo-dGTP diphosphatase: MIEATLCFPLREGGDADEEVLLIEKRRGLGEGWYNGPGGKCEPGETPRECAVRETEEEVGLEVTDLEKAGELTFLLDGEAHTFCHVYRSRSFEGEPTSSEEAYPEWVPVDDVPYDRMWDDDHLWLPGVLEGNTVAGEFRFEGGEPLDEAAFVDHDLEWGVSLESRE, encoded by the coding sequence ATGATCGAGGCGACGCTGTGTTTTCCGCTCCGCGAGGGTGGCGACGCCGACGAGGAAGTCCTCCTCATCGAGAAACGCCGCGGCCTAGGCGAGGGCTGGTACAACGGCCCCGGTGGCAAGTGCGAACCCGGCGAGACCCCTCGCGAGTGCGCAGTCCGCGAAACCGAGGAAGAGGTCGGCCTCGAGGTCACGGATCTCGAGAAAGCCGGTGAACTCACCTTTCTGCTCGACGGTGAGGCCCACACCTTCTGTCACGTCTACCGCTCCCGATCGTTCGAGGGCGAACCCACGTCGTCCGAGGAGGCCTATCCGGAATGGGTCCCCGTCGACGACGTGCCCTACGACCGGATGTGGGACGACGACCACCTCTGGCTGCCCGGCGTCCTCGAGGGGAACACCGTGGCCGGTGAGTTCCGGTTCGAGGGCGGCGAGCCCCTTGACGAGGCCGCGTTCGTCGATCACGATCTCGAGTGGGGAGTGTCCCTCGAGAGTCGCGAATAA
- a CDS encoding quinone oxidoreductase family protein, which translates to MKAIEVDSYGDSDELSVVDVPTPEPGAGEVRIEIKAAGINFADIMQRRGHYPDGPEAPYVPGMEAAGTVDAVGEGVDDLSVGDRVVGMLDTGGYAEYVTAPAAMLFPVPEAMSFDEAAGFPVQFLTAHASLFEWGGLEPDESVLIQAAAGGVGTAAVQLASNYGAEVFGTASTQEKLDLAAELGCDHPINYTETDFREVVEAETDGEGVDLVLESVGDDVFDRSLDAMSHFGRMVTYGVASGVPAEVSNQRLLFENKTVKGFHLGQATMHDPDRVMKAIPELTDGFASGDLEVILGESFALEDAAEAHQYIEDRKSSGKIVLKP; encoded by the coding sequence ATGAAAGCAATCGAGGTCGACTCTTATGGCGACAGTGACGAACTATCGGTCGTCGACGTCCCGACGCCCGAGCCCGGCGCGGGCGAGGTACGAATCGAAATCAAGGCCGCGGGCATCAACTTCGCGGACATCATGCAGCGACGGGGCCACTACCCGGACGGACCCGAAGCCCCCTACGTTCCCGGCATGGAGGCCGCGGGAACGGTCGACGCGGTCGGCGAGGGCGTCGACGATCTCTCGGTCGGCGACCGCGTCGTCGGCATGCTCGATACCGGTGGCTACGCCGAGTACGTCACCGCCCCGGCGGCCATGCTCTTTCCGGTCCCCGAGGCGATGAGCTTCGACGAGGCCGCCGGCTTCCCCGTCCAGTTCCTCACCGCTCACGCGAGTCTGTTCGAGTGGGGCGGTCTCGAGCCGGACGAATCCGTCCTGATTCAGGCCGCCGCGGGCGGGGTCGGCACGGCCGCCGTCCAGCTGGCGTCGAACTACGGCGCGGAGGTCTTCGGCACCGCGAGTACACAGGAGAAACTCGACCTCGCGGCCGAGCTGGGCTGTGATCACCCGATTAACTACACCGAGACGGACTTCCGCGAAGTCGTCGAGGCCGAGACCGACGGCGAGGGCGTCGACCTCGTCTTAGAAAGCGTCGGCGACGACGTCTTCGATCGCAGCCTCGACGCGATGAGCCACTTCGGACGCATGGTAACCTACGGCGTGGCCAGCGGCGTTCCCGCCGAGGTCAGCAACCAGCGGCTGCTCTTCGAGAACAAGACGGTCAAGGGATTCCACCTCGGGCAGGCCACCATGCACGACCCGGACCGGGTCATGAAAGCGATCCCCGAACTCACCGACGGGTTCGCGAGCGGCGACCTCGAGGTTATTCTGGGCGAATCCTTCGCGCTCGAGGACGCCGCCGAGGCCCACCAGTACATCGAGGACCGGAAGAGTTCCGGGAAGATCGTGCTGAAGCCCTGA